The genomic region CTGTTAATACAGAGATTCGATAAAACTCTCCCTTAAAAATTTTCAATTTGTTGTCCTCCTTTTAGTAAATTTCTTTACCTTATCAAACATTTTATTTGTTATCGTTACATTCATCAATCCGCAAAAAGCAAAGCCCCCAAATGTAAATACGTAAATAGCTGTTAAAACTCGTTCTGGACTACTAAAACTCATATACAGTACAGAAATATTAAATAAAACCAACATGATAGCTTGTATTGGATTTAAAATACAAATTAATACGCTATTTACAATACTATTTTTTAGATTATCTTTAAATAAACCAATATAGGGAAAAATAACACTCATCAAAAGTATTATAACAAATAAAAAGGGCAACACTAACAATAAACTATACTCTGAAAATAAACTTGAATAGCCCCAAAGACAATAGTTCACATATAAAAGTAATTCTATTAGGAGGATAAACAACCAAATAAAAGTTGACTGTTTAAAATTTCGTCTAAAGATCCGAAAATAATGATAAGCAATATCGGTATCTTTACCTTTTAAAATACGATACCACATTGTCGTAAGAGAAGTTAATGATGC from Streptococcus mitis NCTC 12261 harbors:
- a CDS encoding DUF624 domain-containing protein, with translation MQKLFSLDGKVVRILTFLTDLIILNTLFIVSCIPIVTIGASLTSLTTMWYRILKGKDTDIAYHYFRIFRRNFKQSTFIWLFILLIELLLYVNYCLWGYSSLFSEYSLLLVLPFLFVIILLMSVIFPYIGLFKDNLKNSIVNSVLICILNPIQAIMLVLFNISVLYMSFSSPERVLTAIYVFTFGGFAFCGLMNVTITNKMFDKVKKFTKRRTTN